The stretch of DNA GCGGTGTCGACGATCGCCTCGGCCGGGTCGAGCGCGCTGCAGGTGAGCGCCGTGGCCTGCACGCCGGCAGTGCGGCAGCGCGCCACGATCGCATCGACATAGCGCTGGGCGTGTTCCAGCAGGACGTCGATCTGCAGGCCCGGATCGTAGGCCATGGCGCCTTCGAGCGACTGGAAGGTGGGTTCGGGAACGGCGACGGACAAGGCCACGATCTCGCTGCCTTCGCGGCCGTGCACGAACTCGATGGCGGCATCGACCGCCGCCTCGGAAACGGGAGACCCGTCGGTGGGGACCAGGATACGTCGGTACATGGCAAGCTCCTGATAGGAATGGTCGAACGGTAGAGGCCAGTCTGTCCTTGCAGATGCTAAAAATCTTTGACCTGGATCAAAATCAAGCCGGTGTCATGACGCTCTGGGGAGCGTCCGGAAGCACGCGGTCGCCGAAACAGATGCCGAGCTCGCGCGCCGTGCGCACCATGTCGCCATCGACCGGCACCCGCTTGCTGCGCCCCGCCACCTCGCCCAGGGGCACGGTGCCGATCTCCTGGCCGCCCAGCGCCACCATCACGCCCGATTCGCCGCGCGCCAGCGCACGCACCGCGGCGGCGCCGAAGCGCGCCGCGGTCACGCGATCGAAAGCGGATGGGCTGCCGCCGCGCAACAGGTGGCCCAGCACCACGCTGCGGCATTCCTTGCCGGTGCGCCCGGCCAGCTGCGCTTCGACCCAGGCGCCGATGCCGCCCAGGCGTTCGGCATGCCCGCCGCCGGGCGCCGCCAGGCGTGCGCGCTCGCCGCCGAGCGGCTGCGCTCCCTCGGCGGCCACGACGATGGCATGGCGCCGGCCGGCGGCGTCGCGCCGGCCGATGGCGTCGGCCACGACCTCGAGGTCGAAGGGAATTTCGGGCAGCAGGATCGCATGGGCGCCCCCGGCCATGCCGGCGTGCAGCGCGATCCAGCCGGCGTAGCGCCCCATCACCTCGACCACCATCACGCGGTGCTGGCTGTCGGCGGTGGTGTGCAGGCGGTCGATGCATTCGGTGGCGAAGCCGGCCGCCGTGTCGAAGCCGAAAGTCTGGAAGGTCCGGTCGAGGTCGTTGTCGATGGTCTTGGGCACGCCGACCACGGGCAGGCCCTGGCGCTGCAGGCAGGCGGCGATTTCCATCGAACTGTCGCCGCCGACCATCACCAGCGCATCGAAGCCGCGCTGGCGGCACAGGCCGACCAGCTCGGCGCTGCGGTCCTGCTCCGCCATGCCGCCCGCGCCCGCTACCGGGTAGCGCAGCGGGTTACCGCGATTGGTGCTGCCGAGGATGGTGCCCCCGAGGTGGCCGATGCCGTGCACGGCTTCCAGCGACAGGCGCAGCACCGGTTCGCCGAGGCAGGTGTCGGGGGCGAGCAGGCCGTTGAAGCCGTCGCGGATGCCCCAGCATTCCCAGCCATGCCGGCTGGACGCGAGCACCACCGCCCGGATCACGGCGTTCAGGCCCGGGGCGTCGCCGCCCCCGGTGACGATGGCAATGCGCTGGATGCGGGTTTCCATGGGCGCCTCCTGTAGGTGCTGCCGACTATAACATGCGGGCGCGCTGGCTTGATCCGCCATAACAGCCCAGCGGTCCGGTATGGCTAAGCTGGCAATGCCGGACTGACATCGCGAGCGAGCATACCATGGCAAACATCTACGTCGACCCCAGCGCCGCCGGCCCCGGCGACGGCTCACTGGCCAATCCCTTCAGCGCCTGGACCAGCGTCGTCTGGACACCCGGCAACACCTACCTGCAGAAACGCGGCACCACCTACGCCGGGGTGTTCCGGCCGGCGGTCAGCGGCACCCGGGAACAGCGCATCACGATTGCCGCCTACGCCAGGCGCGACGGCTCGGACGACCCGTCCCAGCCCCGGCCCGTCATCCTGCTGCCGGGCAGCCCGGCCACGCCCCAGCAGGGGGCATCGATCGCGGTGTACGGGCAGGAACGCGATTTTCTCACCTACCGCAACCTCGACATCCGCAACCCGGCCCTGCCTGAAGCCAGCGACGTGGCGATCATCTGGCTCGGCAACGGCTGCAGATTCGAGAACATCAGGCTGACGTCGAATTGCGCGGGCGTCTACGTGTACGAAAAAAGCGGGGTCGTGATCAGCGGCTGCGTGCTGGAC from Massilia varians encodes:
- a CDS encoding universal stress protein, whose protein sequence is MYRRILVPTDGSPVSEAAVDAAIEFVHGREGSEIVALSVAVPEPTFQSLEGAMAYDPGLQIDVLLEHAQRYVDAIVARCRTAGVQATALTCSALDPAEAIVDTAREQQCDLIVMGSHGRRGLSRLLAGSVTQAVLAGAPVPVMVLRPAAHGAQEQAH
- a CDS encoding 6-phosphofructokinase, coding for METRIQRIAIVTGGGDAPGLNAVIRAVVLASSRHGWECWGIRDGFNGLLAPDTCLGEPVLRLSLEAVHGIGHLGGTILGSTNRGNPLRYPVAGAGGMAEQDRSAELVGLCRQRGFDALVMVGGDSSMEIAACLQRQGLPVVGVPKTIDNDLDRTFQTFGFDTAAGFATECIDRLHTTADSQHRVMVVEVMGRYAGWIALHAGMAGGAHAILLPEIPFDLEVVADAIGRRDAAGRRHAIVVAAEGAQPLGGERARLAAPGGGHAERLGGIGAWVEAQLAGRTGKECRSVVLGHLLRGGSPSAFDRVTAARFGAAAVRALARGESGVMVALGGQEIGTVPLGEVAGRSKRVPVDGDMVRTARELGICFGDRVLPDAPQSVMTPA